In Silene latifolia isolate original U9 population chromosome X, ASM4854445v1, whole genome shotgun sequence, the following proteins share a genomic window:
- the LOC141622318 gene encoding F-box protein At4g35930-like isoform X1, producing the protein MGKVSAKQKESKTPKQRRRTRGSIKNKYLRPGELAQLRYTKSATTKGCTDLGKKRVALSDLKKVDDTDLVVDREVIPLPESQLMVSPKRFMFSMTSPLKLVKQYSLPNTPKTPRVEDYESESRLESLPMDLLVKIICHLHHDQLRTVFHVSQTVRMAVIHARQSHFNYTTPDRSRQEILQMMTPVATQHWPFLCKGESRGFRMPTPHTPKAPRHGPRPPSRLKYTETRQVAAALFQESSVPSRYQDCTSLYRNITSKFPVPEHPYLQLQTLITNLILSCIQGKTTKQYYASASNILVYGRLAG; encoded by the exons ATGGGTAAGGTATCTGCTAAACAAAAGGAATCAAAAACTCCTAAACAAAGAAGACGAACTCGGGGTTCTATCAAAAACAAGTACTTGAGACCCGGTGAACTGGCTCAACTTCGATACACCAAGTCTGCTACTACAAAGGGTTGCACCGATTTAGGAAAGAAAAGGGTTGCATTATCCGACTTGAAAAAGGTCGATGATACTGATTTGGTGGTTGATCGGGAAGTTATCCCTCTTCCGGAAAGCCAGTTGATGGTGTCACCAAAGAGGTTTATGTTTTCTATGACGTCACCACTTAAATTAGTAAAGCAATATAGTTTACCCAATACTCCAAAGACTCCTCGTGTTGAAGACTATGAATCTGAGTCGAGGCTGGAGTCTCTTCCCATGGATTTATTG GTGAAGATCATTTGCCATTTGCACCATGATCAACTAAGGACTGTTTTCCATGTGTCTCAAACAGTCCGAATGGCT GTCATTCACGCAAGGCAGTCTCACTTTAATTATACCACCCCTGATCGATCCCGCCAGGAGATTCTGCAGATGATGACTCCAGTTGCAACTCAACATTGGCCATTTCTTTG CAAGGGAGAGAGCAGGGGGTTTCGAATGCCAACCCCACATACCCCTAAAGCACCAAGGCATGGTCCTCGCCCACCTTCTAGGTTGAAGTATACAGAGACGAGGCAGGTTGCTGCTGCTTTGTTTCAGGAATCCTCTGTTCCTTCAAG GTACCAAGACTGTACTTCATTATACAGAAATATCACTTCGAAGTTTCCTGTACCAGAGCATCCCTATCTGCAACTTCAAACCCTGATAACAAACTTAATCTTGTCATGTATACAAGGTAAGACGACTAAACAATATTATGCTAGTGCATCAAACATTCTTGTCTATGGCAGATTGGCAGGATAG
- the LOC141622318 gene encoding F-box protein At4g35930-like isoform X2, which translates to MGKVSAKQKESKTPKQRRRTRGSIKNKYLRPGELAQLRYTKSATTKGCTDLGKKRVALSDLKKVDDTDLVVDREVIPLPESQLMVSPKRFMFSMTSPLKLVKQYSLPNTPKTPRVEDYESESRLESLPMDLLVKIICHLHHDQLRTVFHVSQTVRMAVIHARQSHFNYTTPDRSRQEILQMMTPVATQHWPFLCKGESRGFRMPTPHTPKAPRHGPRPPSRLKYTETRQVAAALFQESSVPSRCVVPSVLSKPLCKNRVLFYEDELCQAVAQNKLR; encoded by the exons ATGGGTAAGGTATCTGCTAAACAAAAGGAATCAAAAACTCCTAAACAAAGAAGACGAACTCGGGGTTCTATCAAAAACAAGTACTTGAGACCCGGTGAACTGGCTCAACTTCGATACACCAAGTCTGCTACTACAAAGGGTTGCACCGATTTAGGAAAGAAAAGGGTTGCATTATCCGACTTGAAAAAGGTCGATGATACTGATTTGGTGGTTGATCGGGAAGTTATCCCTCTTCCGGAAAGCCAGTTGATGGTGTCACCAAAGAGGTTTATGTTTTCTATGACGTCACCACTTAAATTAGTAAAGCAATATAGTTTACCCAATACTCCAAAGACTCCTCGTGTTGAAGACTATGAATCTGAGTCGAGGCTGGAGTCTCTTCCCATGGATTTATTG GTGAAGATCATTTGCCATTTGCACCATGATCAACTAAGGACTGTTTTCCATGTGTCTCAAACAGTCCGAATGGCT GTCATTCACGCAAGGCAGTCTCACTTTAATTATACCACCCCTGATCGATCCCGCCAGGAGATTCTGCAGATGATGACTCCAGTTGCAACTCAACATTGGCCATTTCTTTG CAAGGGAGAGAGCAGGGGGTTTCGAATGCCAACCCCACATACCCCTAAAGCACCAAGGCATGGTCCTCGCCCACCTTCTAGGTTGAAGTATACAGAGACGAGGCAGGTTGCTGCTGCTTTGTTTCAGGAATCCTCTGTTCCTTCAAGGTGCGTGGTTCCGTCTGTCCTTTCAAAACCCTTGTGCAAAAACCGAGTTCTGTTCTATGAAGATGAGTTATGTCAAGCTGTTGCTCAAAATAAGCTTCGTTGA